In one window of Bacteroidota bacterium DNA:
- the nuoK gene encoding NADH-quinone oxidoreductase subunit NuoK, protein MTLPLAWYLVLSATLFGMGVLGVLLKRNAIVVFLSVELMLNAVNLTLVAFSQAYLNVDGQLLVFFVMSVAAAEAAVGLAIVIALFRNKLTVNIDEINLFRG, encoded by the coding sequence ATGACCCTGCCTCTCGCCTGGTACCTCGTGCTCTCGGCCACCCTCTTCGGGATGGGCGTGCTCGGCGTGCTGCTCAAGCGCAACGCCATCGTGGTGTTCCTCTCGGTCGAGCTGATGCTCAACGCCGTCAACCTGACGCTCGTCGCCTTCAGTCAGGCCTACCTCAACGTAGACGGGCAGCTCCTGGTGTTCTTCGTGATGAGCGTGGCCGCCGCTGAGGCTGCCGTCGGGCTGGCGATCGTGATCGCGCTCTTCCGCAACAAGCTCACCGTCAACATCGACGAGATCAATCTGTTTAGGGGCTAG
- a CDS encoding right-handed parallel beta-helix repeat-containing protein yields the protein MILRLFLLLAVLAAWGSSLHAQAPPNVTGDTVYFVDGNTGRDDNAGQTLDTAWKTINKAAQTLQAGDVVYIRSGIYYESVYPANSGVTYSAYPEAGSYDTVVISGAAPVTGWIRDAGDIWAWDWNPADDWDTKYGWFNIPPQEGATTNGTKAHILRRELLFADQQREVPTGTNPSYFDGHMLVPTTSRAHLKTVALDTLAEISSYGAFFVETDPADRSPIRILARFLRDGDPNAWDAPPVIAAREHLFWPGGRDAICGAAGTPGDLTVRGLIFRHANSRGQDGAVCPGDRGALFEDVTVEHTNGVGIDTNGPNPENIGDAGEDHTFRRVTLQYNGQTGISGECDRCTLVDSKLYRNNTKFYEPGWEAGGMKFSYTEDMVVRRVEVRENRGPGLWLDALNYRNVIEGCTVQDNWFVGILLEYYTIDTLVQHNLITGSRRLDLFDNFSVGSGLMTQMAPRNTLVHNTVTGNDGNGVFLLDLPWEIDDPETSTEPGWDAYYAGPYAGLESVVYNNLVVGNARKRDGILKGEAYEIQLQDTKLPWLRTLALGGNRYEDHSSDAAPAPGLARAYSFATYTFEEDDFRPTDDLATWQSFMETAEADAFLAMSPVEIAGLAAGANWQQTERFGDAELLPVNAACPTGDCEIHCYAYVGANPDALLSAGYLDDAAAASCSDGPEEPPTGEAGLIAEAGVFRVEQGDAFSATEVRFSVALDAAPIVVLPSFSENDAEPAVVRVRNLSKDGFDLWIDEWDYLDGQHGEETVPYLVMLDGTYRLSDGRLAEGGRVRNVGGDYQTVAFDAPFEVPPVVFSQVTALAASGDRISRAVLARVRNVTATSFEVKLQGERAGGDVAGREHVSWIALAEGVSTGAGVPAVGTKSGEVDHHWEYYPFGTDQPTPDREPVVLVQTQTEFDADPVVVRYRNLTDLDIEVRLAKDDSDGTGTTHANETIGYAVLPEQRLYGTGVGDSRPATRGQTLGTAQVFPVQLLGNYPNPVFGQTRIRFSLNAPQDVRVEVFDLTGRRVATVVDGTHEAGVQDAAFDTAGLASGIYLYRFTSGSFTTTRRLTIVR from the coding sequence TACCCCGCGAACAGCGGCGTGACCTACTCTGCCTACCCCGAAGCCGGCAGCTACGACACGGTCGTGATCTCGGGCGCAGCCCCGGTCACCGGCTGGATACGTGACGCCGGTGATATCTGGGCGTGGGACTGGAACCCCGCCGACGATTGGGACACGAAGTACGGCTGGTTCAACATCCCGCCGCAGGAGGGCGCCACGACCAACGGCACCAAGGCGCACATTCTGCGCCGCGAACTGCTCTTCGCCGACCAGCAGCGCGAAGTCCCGACGGGCACCAATCCGTCCTACTTCGACGGCCATATGCTCGTCCCGACGACGTCGCGCGCGCACCTGAAGACGGTCGCACTCGACACGCTCGCCGAGATCAGCAGCTACGGCGCGTTCTTCGTGGAGACGGACCCCGCCGACCGCTCGCCCATTCGCATCCTCGCCCGCTTCCTCCGCGACGGCGACCCCAACGCGTGGGACGCCCCGCCCGTGATCGCCGCGCGCGAGCACCTCTTCTGGCCCGGCGGGCGCGACGCCATCTGCGGAGCGGCTGGCACGCCCGGCGACCTCACCGTGCGCGGGCTCATCTTCCGCCATGCCAACAGCCGCGGCCAGGACGGCGCCGTCTGCCCTGGCGACCGGGGCGCGCTCTTCGAAGACGTCACCGTCGAGCACACCAACGGCGTCGGCATCGACACGAACGGGCCGAACCCCGAGAACATCGGCGACGCGGGCGAGGACCACACCTTCCGCCGCGTCACGCTCCAGTACAACGGCCAGACCGGCATCTCGGGCGAGTGCGACCGCTGCACGCTCGTCGACAGCAAGCTCTACCGCAACAACACCAAGTTCTACGAGCCCGGCTGGGAGGCAGGCGGCATGAAGTTCTCCTACACCGAAGACATGGTCGTCCGCCGCGTCGAGGTGCGCGAGAACCGCGGCCCAGGTCTCTGGCTCGACGCACTCAACTACCGCAACGTGATCGAGGGCTGCACGGTGCAGGACAACTGGTTCGTGGGCATCCTGCTGGAGTACTACACCATCGACACGCTCGTCCAGCACAACCTCATCACCGGCTCGCGGCGGCTCGACCTCTTCGACAACTTCTCCGTCGGCTCGGGGCTGATGACGCAGATGGCCCCGCGCAACACGCTCGTCCACAACACCGTGACGGGCAACGACGGAAACGGCGTCTTCCTGCTCGACCTGCCGTGGGAAATCGACGACCCCGAGACGTCCACCGAGCCGGGCTGGGATGCCTACTACGCCGGGCCGTATGCGGGCCTAGAGTCGGTCGTCTACAACAACCTGGTCGTGGGCAATGCGCGCAAGCGCGACGGCATCCTCAAAGGCGAGGCCTATGAGATCCAGCTTCAGGACACCAAGCTGCCGTGGCTGCGCACGCTCGCCCTCGGAGGCAACCGCTACGAGGATCACAGCAGCGACGCGGCCCCCGCGCCGGGCCTCGCGAGGGCGTATTCGTTCGCGACCTACACCTTCGAGGAGGACGACTTCCGCCCGACCGACGACCTTGCGACGTGGCAGAGCTTCATGGAGACGGCCGAGGCGGACGCCTTCCTCGCGATGAGCCCCGTCGAGATCGCCGGGCTCGCGGCGGGCGCGAACTGGCAACAGACGGAGCGCTTCGGCGACGCCGAGCTCCTACCTGTCAACGCCGCGTGCCCCACGGGCGACTGCGAGATCCACTGCTACGCCTACGTGGGGGCCAACCCCGACGCGCTCCTCTCCGCAGGCTACCTCGACGATGCGGCTGCCGCGTCGTGCAGCGACGGACCGGAGGAGCCGCCGACCGGCGAGGCAGGCCTGATCGCCGAGGCTGGCGTCTTCCGGGTCGAGCAGGGCGACGCCTTTTCCGCCACCGAGGTGCGCTTCTCGGTCGCACTCGACGCCGCGCCCATCGTGGTGCTGCCCTCGTTCTCCGAGAACGACGCCGAGCCTGCCGTGGTGCGGGTGCGCAACCTCTCGAAGGACGGGTTCGACCTCTGGATCGACGAGTGGGACTACCTCGACGGGCAACACGGCGAGGAGACGGTCCCCTACCTCGTCATGCTCGACGGGACATACCGTCTCAGCGACGGTCGCCTGGCCGAGGGCGGGCGCGTCCGCAACGTCGGCGGGGACTACCAGACCGTTGCCTTCGACGCGCCGTTTGAGGTACCGCCGGTGGTGTTCTCGCAGGTGACCGCGCTCGCCGCGTCTGGCGACCGGATCAGCCGGGCCGTCCTCGCCCGCGTGCGCAACGTGACGGCGACCTCGTTTGAGGTGAAGCTCCAGGGCGAGCGCGCCGGGGGCGACGTCGCGGGGCGCGAGCACGTCTCGTGGATCGCGCTTGCCGAGGGCGTCTCGACCGGAGCGGGCGTCCCGGCCGTTGGCACGAAGAGCGGCGAGGTGGACCACCACTGGGAGTATTACCCCTTCGGCACCGACCAACCGACGCCCGACCGCGAGCCCGTGGTGCTCGTGCAGACGCAGACCGAGTTCGACGCCGACCCGGTCGTGGTGCGCTACCGCAACCTCACCGACCTCGACATCGAGGTGCGCCTAGCCAAGGACGACTCCGACGGCACGGGCACGACGCACGCCAACGAGACCATCGGCTACGCGGTGCTGCCTGAGCAGCGGCTCTATGGCACCGGCGTGGGCGACAGCCGTCCCGCGACACGGGGCCAGACGCTCGGCACCGCGCAGGTCTTCCCGGTGCAGCTTCTCGGCAACTACCCCAACCCTGTCTTCGGCCAGACCCGCATCCGCTTCTCCCTCAATGCCCCGCAAGACGTCCGCGTCGAGGTGTTCGACCTCACAGGTCGGCGGGTAGCCACGGTCGTGGACGGCACGCACGAGGCAGGCGTCCAGGACGCCGCCTTCGACACGGCGGGGCTGGCGAGCGGGATCTACCTCTACCGCTTCACGAGCGGCAGCTTCACCACAACCCGCCGCCTGACCATCGTTCGCTAG
- a CDS encoding NADH-quinone oxidoreductase subunit J, producing MLDAFLFFLFAVLAVLGGVGLLVTRSPIHAALSVVVTMFSIACLYLTLNAAFIGVIQILVYAGAIMVLFLFVIMLLNLDDMPSLRAFKWGQGVAFVLGAAVVAQLLALVALRFDAVPEAVSPEAAAANASAASLGAVLLTDYAYHLQIVGLLLLAATIGAVLLAKKRFA from the coding sequence ATGCTCGACGCCTTTCTGTTCTTCCTGTTCGCGGTGCTCGCCGTGCTCGGCGGAGTGGGTCTTCTGGTCACGCGCAGCCCCATTCATGCGGCGCTCTCGGTGGTTGTGACGATGTTCTCGATCGCGTGCCTCTACCTGACGCTCAACGCGGCGTTCATCGGCGTCATCCAGATTCTGGTCTACGCGGGGGCGATCATGGTGCTGTTCCTGTTCGTGATCATGCTCCTGAACCTCGACGACATGCCCTCGCTGAGGGCGTTCAAGTGGGGACAGGGCGTCGCGTTCGTGCTCGGCGCGGCGGTGGTAGCCCAACTGCTGGCGCTTGTGGCGCTTCGCTTCGACGCGGTGCCCGAGGCGGTGTCGCCTGAGGCGGCGGCGGCCAACGCCTCCGCGGCCTCGCTGGGCGCGGTATTGCTCACCGACTACGCCTACCACCTCCAGATCGTCGGCCTGCTGCTCCTCGCCGCCACCATCGGCGCGGTGCTGTTGGCGAAAAAACGCTTTGCCTGA